In the Colwellia sp. 20A7 genome, one interval contains:
- a CDS encoding PepSY-associated TM helix domain-containing protein: MAKLSNRFWLQLHGWFSLPVWLLFCFVCLTVIIAVISQELIWLSNPNSRANNPENYEMKSAPELISIVQKTHPTAKITTVMTFEPYLIHAIVFTDIDKPQAIAYINQYTGDIQGVYQDITFNGFMRSLHGWLLFPWESNYSIGYYIVCAMAFFMLGALITGLVIYKNFWHAFTQPKLRLRQGKKTLYGDLHRLAGVWSLWFLLLMSLTGLWYLVQAVLWHADYDIEPHSPIATVEQLPLSNKIDTFEKTSLTRALDIAHKKFPDFEGTYLMLPEHNRDTYKLYGSGDFIFYDKYSYGVIVNPWTGDVAGERDPDKMTVVQTLSHIANPLHYGTIGGIWTKIIWFIFGALLTGMSITGFLMWGSRTVKARKKIKRPLS; this comes from the coding sequence ATGGCAAAGCTCAGCAATCGGTTCTGGCTTCAACTTCATGGCTGGTTTTCATTGCCCGTATGGCTGTTATTTTGTTTTGTTTGTCTTACCGTTATCATTGCCGTTATTAGCCAAGAGTTGATTTGGTTAAGTAATCCTAATTCACGGGCAAACAATCCTGAAAATTATGAAATGAAAAGTGCGCCAGAATTAATTTCTATTGTGCAAAAAACTCACCCTACAGCAAAAATAACAACTGTGATGACATTTGAGCCTTATCTTATCCATGCGATTGTTTTTACAGATATAGATAAACCGCAAGCTATTGCTTACATCAATCAATACACTGGCGACATACAAGGTGTGTATCAGGATATAACGTTCAATGGTTTTATGCGCTCTTTGCATGGTTGGTTATTATTTCCTTGGGAGAGTAATTACAGTATTGGTTATTACATTGTATGCGCTATGGCTTTTTTCATGCTTGGCGCTTTGATTACCGGATTAGTTATTTATAAGAATTTTTGGCACGCTTTTACACAACCTAAGCTTCGTCTAAGACAGGGTAAAAAAACGCTATATGGCGACTTACACCGTTTAGCTGGCGTTTGGTCTCTTTGGTTCTTACTGCTGATGAGTCTCACTGGGTTATGGTATTTAGTTCAAGCCGTCTTGTGGCATGCTGATTATGACATAGAGCCACATTCACCTATTGCGACTGTAGAACAACTCCCATTAAGCAATAAAATTGATACCTTCGAAAAAACCTCATTGACTCGTGCGTTAGACATAGCCCATAAAAAATTCCCAGATTTTGAAGGGACGTATTTAATGCTGCCTGAACATAATCGAGATACCTATAAATTATATGGTAGTGGCGATTTTATTTTCTATGACAAATATTCTTATGGTGTCATTGTTAATCCTTGGACGGGCGATGTGGCAGGTGAGAGGGATCCCGATAAGATGACAGTGGTACAAACATTATCGCATATTGCTAATCCGTTGCATTATGGAACGATTGGTGGAATATGGACTAAAATTATTTGGTTTATTTTTGGTGCTTTGTTAACTGGCATGTCAATTACAGGCTTTTTAATGTGGGGGAGTCGTACAGTAAAGGCAAGAAAAAAAATAAAGAGGCCATTGTCATAA
- a CDS encoding TonB-dependent siderophore receptor: protein MKLKRTFAFSALILAMGLPAYAQEAQSEKTAEIENDNVEKILIVGVRQDRVSQGATGLSMELNETPQSISVISAEQIENFAANSINDVMKMATGITVEQGETNRTRYTARGFDIKNTQVDGIGLPNGWGLVTGAMESYGYEKIEIIRGANGQLTGVGNSAGTVNYVRKRPTNENEGEVGVTLGSYDLKRLQADYSFFLTDSGSWAARVVAVAEDSGSYLDGLEDDRTYLSFVVDGQLTDNSTLAFGASHQDANSDGVMWGGLPLVYANGTQADFDVGTSPTQEWTMWDAVNTNFFAEYTYTFDNDWEIKTTYNRQESDDQSKLLYVTDAYGIFDSETNLGLASQPGLYDSEFSANLFDLTVKGEFNLFGKVHELMFGASNSKSTDVSLTSTYDKETTPAYGFTPAFPYALNAIPEPEWSDKFIYADLDVTLTRVFGSTKLNVTDNLFVIAGFNAIDYTRKGYNSGGEVDNEENEISPYLGVTYSITDDINLYVSYSDIYQPLEQYDIEGQFLDPSKGVNYEIGVKTQWFDDNLLTTFSIFSAEQENIAVFAGRDELGNSYYEGATMDSKGFELEVAGNITENLNATFAYTFLDIEDELGDNTSAWEPKDTVKFTLAYNLPQLPELKLGLGGRWQSEVENATGSVKQDSYLLVNAFARWNVSNDLAIQANIDNITDEKYITSLKNVGFYGAPITASVGLTYSF, encoded by the coding sequence ATGAAACTCAAACGTACTTTTGCATTTTCAGCATTGATATTAGCGATGGGACTGCCTGCTTATGCGCAAGAAGCCCAGTCAGAAAAAACTGCTGAAATAGAGAACGACAACGTTGAAAAAATACTTATTGTTGGCGTTCGTCAAGACCGAGTTAGCCAAGGTGCTACTGGCTTAAGTATGGAGCTTAATGAAACGCCACAATCAATTAGTGTTATAAGCGCTGAACAAATTGAAAACTTTGCTGCTAATAGTATTAATGACGTTATGAAAATGGCGACAGGTATTACCGTAGAACAGGGTGAAACTAATCGTACTCGATATACCGCACGTGGTTTTGATATTAAAAACACACAAGTTGATGGTATCGGCCTGCCTAATGGCTGGGGTCTAGTTACCGGTGCAATGGAAAGTTACGGTTATGAAAAAATAGAAATTATTCGTGGTGCCAATGGTCAACTAACTGGTGTTGGTAACTCTGCAGGAACAGTTAACTATGTACGTAAGCGACCAACCAATGAAAATGAGGGCGAAGTAGGTGTAACTTTAGGCTCGTACGATCTTAAACGTTTACAAGCCGATTATTCGTTCTTTTTAACTGACAGTGGTAGCTGGGCTGCACGCGTTGTTGCTGTTGCAGAAGATTCAGGTTCATACCTTGATGGCTTAGAAGATGATCGTACCTACCTTTCTTTTGTCGTTGATGGCCAATTAACTGATAATTCAACATTGGCGTTCGGTGCATCACATCAAGATGCTAATAGTGATGGTGTTATGTGGGGCGGGCTACCATTGGTTTATGCTAATGGCACACAAGCAGATTTTGATGTGGGTACTAGCCCAACGCAAGAGTGGACCATGTGGGATGCCGTCAACACTAACTTTTTTGCTGAATATACTTATACCTTTGATAATGATTGGGAAATTAAAACTACCTACAATAGACAAGAATCTGATGACCAAAGTAAATTACTATACGTTACTGACGCATATGGTATTTTTGATAGTGAAACTAATTTAGGTTTGGCAAGTCAACCAGGTTTATATGATTCAGAATTTAGTGCTAATTTATTTGATCTAACCGTTAAAGGTGAATTTAACTTGTTTGGTAAGGTACATGAACTCATGTTCGGCGCAAGTAACTCTAAAAGTACGGATGTTTCACTCACTAGCACTTATGATAAAGAAACAACACCCGCTTACGGCTTTACGCCTGCTTTTCCTTACGCGCTAAATGCTATTCCAGAGCCTGAATGGTCTGATAAATTCATTTATGCAGATCTTGATGTAACACTTACACGCGTATTTGGTTCAACCAAGTTAAATGTAACGGATAACTTATTTGTAATCGCTGGCTTTAATGCTATTGATTATACTCGTAAAGGTTACAACTCAGGCGGTGAAGTTGACAATGAAGAGAATGAAATTAGCCCTTATCTTGGCGTAACGTATTCTATTACTGATGATATTAACCTTTATGTAAGTTATTCAGACATTTATCAACCTTTAGAGCAATATGATATCGAGGGACAATTTTTAGATCCTAGCAAAGGCGTTAATTACGAAATAGGCGTAAAAACGCAATGGTTTGACGATAACCTACTGACTACTTTCTCAATATTTAGTGCTGAACAAGAGAATATCGCTGTTTTTGCAGGACGTGACGAGCTAGGAAATAGTTACTATGAAGGTGCAACAATGGACTCTAAAGGTTTCGAGTTAGAAGTTGCGGGTAATATCACTGAGAACTTAAATGCTACTTTTGCTTACACCTTTTTAGATATAGAAGATGAGCTTGGTGATAACACCAGTGCATGGGAGCCTAAAGATACCGTTAAATTTACCTTAGCTTATAATTTACCGCAGCTGCCAGAATTAAAACTTGGTTTAGGTGGTAGATGGCAATCGGAAGTAGAGAATGCGACAGGCTCTGTTAAGCAAGACTCTTACTTATTGGTTAATGCCTTTGCTCGCTGGAATGTATCTAACGATCTCGCTATACAAGCAAATATTGATAATATCACCGATGAAAAATATATTACTAGCCTGAAAAACGTAGGCTTTTATGGTGCTCCTATCACAGCAAGTGTTGGCTTAACTTATAGCTTTTAA
- a CDS encoding patatin-like phospholipase family protein — MLDIYAGENALTTIQENGFKQELFTNFLGASGGPKWFTLFGLDKYLFGDFFQERTTELNLIGSSAGAFRAACFAQKDPVAAISRLADKYARTVYDDKPTTADISDSAVDMLSHIFGTSGVNEVLSNNIFKAHFIVAKCNGLTSYENKAVQCAGLLGSILLNKIDRRLLSYQYERFIYRPKSSNLIVNDPYNFTSHYIDFTQDNIPDALLASGSIPMVMSGIKNIANSPQGTYRDGGIIDYHFDFALHNEQMIGTKQKQLDNLTLYPHFSDKPKAGWFDKSSSRQVLNKHYENTVLLVPSERFIQSLPYNKIPDRNDFKTLDAPTRIKYWLKVLSETDRLADAFNEFIVKQDTNKIQRF; from the coding sequence ATGCTAGACATTTACGCAGGCGAAAACGCCTTAACAACTATTCAAGAAAATGGCTTTAAACAAGAACTGTTTACTAACTTTTTAGGGGCTAGCGGTGGTCCTAAATGGTTTACGCTTTTCGGCTTAGATAAATACCTATTCGGTGACTTCTTTCAAGAACGCACTACAGAATTAAACCTTATCGGCTCTAGTGCTGGAGCATTTCGTGCGGCTTGCTTCGCGCAAAAAGATCCTGTAGCGGCTATTTCTCGTTTAGCCGATAAGTACGCGCGTACTGTGTATGACGATAAGCCGACCACTGCTGATATATCAGATTCAGCTGTTGATATGCTGTCCCATATTTTTGGCACATCCGGTGTAAATGAAGTATTAAGTAATAACATTTTCAAAGCACATTTTATTGTCGCTAAGTGTAACGGGCTGACAAGCTATGAAAATAAAGCGGTTCAATGCGCTGGCTTACTTGGTAGTATTTTATTAAATAAAATAGATAGACGTTTATTAAGTTACCAATATGAACGATTCATCTATCGTCCTAAATCAAGCAATTTGATCGTAAATGATCCATACAACTTTACTAGTCACTACATAGACTTTACCCAAGACAATATTCCTGATGCCCTTCTCGCTTCAGGCTCAATTCCCATGGTAATGTCTGGCATTAAAAATATTGCTAATTCTCCCCAAGGTACCTATAGAGATGGTGGCATTATTGATTATCATTTTGACTTTGCACTTCACAATGAACAAATGATTGGTACCAAGCAAAAACAACTCGATAACCTTACGCTATACCCTCATTTTAGTGATAAACCTAAAGCGGGTTGGTTTGATAAAAGCTCGTCTCGTCAAGTGCTAAATAAACATTATGAAAACACCGTATTACTAGTGCCTTCAGAAAGATTTATCCAATCATTACCTTATAATAAAATTCCAGATAGAAATGACTTTAAAACATTAGACGCCCCTACTCGTATTAAATATTGGCTTAAAGTATTGAGCGAAACAGACCGATTAGCAGATGCATTTAATGAGTTTATTGTTAAACAAGATACCAATAAAATTCAGCGTTTTTAA
- a CDS encoding NAD(P)/FAD-dependent oxidoreductase, whose product MYKIVIVGGGAGGLELATKLGNKLGRKGKAHITLVDKNHTHLWKPLLHEVAAGSLDDGIDALSYRVHAKSHGFNFKLAALKDIDRAEKIIQLDKIIDPDGTEILPESTLDYDILVMALGSVTNDFNTKGVSDNCIFLDNPQQAKRFHHLMLNKYLQLGVKETNKVSIAIVGAGATGVELSAELYNSLEQVSSYGFEHINNTDLKVSLVEAGEKILPALPERISSSAHQELLKLGVDVRTKTMVTEATKAGLITKDGELIEADLIVWAAGIKAPNFLKDIGGLETNRINQLVVKQTLQTTFDDNIYAIGDCASCPLPQGGFVPPRAQSAHQMASLVAKNIFATLKQKPLREYKYTDYGSLVSLSNYSTVGSLMGSLTKGSMKVEGSLARLVYASLYRMHKVALHGYIKTALMMLVERINRILRPRLKLH is encoded by the coding sequence ATGTATAAAATTGTTATCGTTGGCGGCGGAGCCGGAGGGTTAGAGCTTGCCACTAAACTTGGCAATAAACTAGGTAGGAAAGGTAAGGCTCATATAACTTTAGTAGACAAAAACCACACGCATTTATGGAAACCTTTATTACATGAGGTTGCAGCAGGGTCACTTGATGATGGTATTGATGCGTTAAGTTATCGCGTGCATGCAAAGAGTCATGGTTTTAATTTCAAACTAGCTGCATTAAAAGATATTGATCGCGCAGAAAAAATTATCCAATTAGATAAAATCATTGATCCTGATGGCACTGAAATATTACCAGAAAGCACACTAGATTATGACATATTAGTGATGGCATTAGGCAGTGTCACTAATGACTTTAATACAAAGGGTGTTAGTGATAACTGTATATTTTTAGATAACCCTCAACAAGCAAAAAGATTTCATCATTTAATGCTTAATAAGTATTTGCAATTAGGCGTTAAAGAAACCAATAAGGTCAGTATTGCTATTGTGGGCGCAGGAGCTACAGGTGTTGAACTTTCGGCTGAGCTGTATAACTCATTAGAGCAAGTCTCAAGTTATGGTTTTGAGCATATTAATAACACTGACTTAAAGGTTAGCCTAGTAGAAGCTGGCGAAAAAATATTACCCGCCTTGCCAGAGCGTATTTCTAGCTCTGCACACCAAGAATTACTTAAACTAGGTGTTGATGTTCGTACTAAAACAATGGTGACTGAAGCAACAAAAGCAGGCTTAATAACGAAAGATGGCGAACTTATTGAGGCTGACTTAATTGTATGGGCTGCAGGTATTAAAGCACCCAATTTCTTAAAAGATATTGGGGGATTAGAAACGAATCGTATTAATCAACTAGTCGTTAAGCAAACATTACAAACAACGTTCGATGATAACATTTATGCCATTGGTGATTGTGCAAGTTGCCCGCTACCGCAAGGTGGTTTTGTTCCTCCTCGCGCTCAATCAGCTCATCAAATGGCTTCGTTGGTAGCAAAAAATATTTTTGCCACACTTAAACAAAAGCCACTTAGAGAGTACAAATACACCGACTATGGATCATTAGTTTCCCTTAGTAATTACAGTACTGTGGGTAGCTTAATGGGAAGCCTTACTAAAGGTTCAATGAAAGTTGAAGGAAGCTTAGCACGCTTAGTTTACGCCTCTTTATATCGCATGCATAAGGTTGCACTGCACGGTTATATTAAAACTGCCTTGATGATGCTAGTTGAACGAATTAATCGTATTTTACGCCCTAGGCTAAAATTACATTAA
- a CDS encoding DUF3185 family protein: MNNRTIGVILIIAGAALGLWGYDIYDSASSQLSRTLNGDTPIEAWAGMAGGAIAVLAGIIKIK, encoded by the coding sequence ATGAATAACAGAACTATTGGTGTGATCCTTATCATCGCAGGTGCGGCTCTCGGTTTATGGGGCTACGATATTTATGATTCAGCTAGTTCTCAGCTAAGTCGTACTTTAAATGGTGATACGCCTATTGAAGCTTGGGCTGGAATGGCTGGTGGAGCAATTGCAGTTTTAGCCGGTATTATAAAAATAAAGTAA
- a CDS encoding YqaE/Pmp3 family membrane protein, translating to MNKLIHIILALLLPPVAVFLKSGVGKDLLINIILCLCFYVPGILHALWLITKD from the coding sequence ATGAACAAACTAATACATATTATTTTAGCTTTGCTATTACCACCTGTAGCAGTATTTTTGAAAAGTGGTGTAGGTAAAGATTTATTAATAAACATTATCTTATGTTTATGTTTTTATGTCCCAGGTATTTTACATGCCCTTTGGTTGATAACAAAAGATTAG
- the aqpZ gene encoding aquaporin Z, with product MTLTKKLGAEFIGTFWLVLGGCGSAVLAAAFPDVGIGLLGVALAFGLTVLTMAFAIGHISGCHLNPAVSIGLWSGGRFSAAELGPYIVAQVAGGLAGAAVLYIIASGQAGFDVTAGFASNGYAEHSPGGYSLTAALVSEIVMTFMFLIIILGATDKRAPQGFAPLAIGLGLTLIHLISIPVTNTSVNPARSTGVAIFQGDWAVSQLWLFWVAPIVGAVLAGIVYKWFEAGDNA from the coding sequence ATGACATTAACAAAAAAATTGGGTGCTGAGTTTATAGGGACTTTTTGGTTAGTACTTGGTGGCTGTGGTAGTGCCGTGCTTGCAGCAGCATTTCCAGATGTTGGTATTGGATTATTAGGCGTTGCTTTAGCATTTGGTTTAACTGTATTAACAATGGCATTCGCTATTGGGCATATCTCTGGTTGTCATCTTAACCCTGCTGTTTCAATTGGTCTTTGGTCAGGTGGTCGATTTTCAGCTGCCGAACTGGGTCCATACATTGTTGCACAGGTTGCCGGTGGTCTTGCAGGAGCTGCAGTGTTGTACATTATTGCTAGTGGACAAGCGGGTTTTGATGTTACGGCCGGTTTTGCATCGAATGGTTATGCGGAACACTCACCAGGGGGCTATAGTTTAACTGCTGCATTAGTTAGTGAGATCGTGATGACTTTTATGTTTCTTATCATTATCTTAGGTGCTACAGATAAACGTGCCCCACAAGGGTTTGCTCCTTTAGCTATTGGCCTTGGTCTTACATTGATTCACCTTATTAGTATTCCTGTCACAAATACATCGGTTAATCCGGCAAGAAGTACAGGTGTTGCAATTTTTCAGGGAGACTGGGCAGTATCTCAGTTATGGCTTTTTTGGGTTGCACCTATTGTAGGGGCTGTATTGGCTGGGATAGTTTATAAATGGTTTGAAGCTGGCGACAACGCTTAA
- a CDS encoding protein kinase domain-containing protein yields MTEILIKNNTKNEEKKLQHFYIAEEQSIYLLNHKDATKLKKWVDLCQQQLKFLGYHNIALLGKGAYGFVFSAVNIADEEVVFKFSRANLPQHVQDRLSEEADIQGQLNHPKIPKVIDYQKIKRQSILQMTRAKGIDLDKLSHQQGPLAPELVVSIAIQLAEILLYLRDEKTHQYSQSKGKPYVHGDIKPSNIVFDKNTGLVQLIDWGSSVIAQLDVKGQSTSNNVMDLMSSDLQHSNARLGDVYFIGPEQISGGLSSPRFDEQGLAATLYAIASGQSCRYGTKIIEPNSLGLPKMLANVLTAMLSDDEKKRCEAGDYFFKNLSYLKQIVLSDKPTVIKSDVLIPVWIKSKSASKTGEIDTVVYGSRKSFLREEANGDSLSDIDDVQLEKYYKNYLMGMGDNEKAFIAALSRLGNFPVVGGLAIRWAKEGVYVDSNLTLFDPSLKYSFESAVSNMIHLAQGIFRIGVFKSCLFNARNTLHIERNNPNKPFIADPKQYIPFEVSDVADIDDVTRLHSYFEDGKDPDEYLYLPEQMMAVLARINLIHHTGCIIFEVLPKHLKIHSYLMLLNHDKAEEFSQCLAELMALLPTIDGIGISGFMKLPYKDTRFFEHINSLPERFYPKNPKLN; encoded by the coding sequence GTGACCGAGATCTTAATTAAAAATAATACAAAAAATGAAGAAAAAAAGCTCCAGCATTTCTATATTGCTGAAGAGCAATCTATTTACCTGTTAAATCACAAAGATGCGACAAAACTAAAGAAGTGGGTTGATCTGTGCCAACAACAACTGAAGTTTCTTGGTTATCATAATATTGCGCTGTTGGGTAAAGGTGCTTATGGCTTTGTTTTTTCTGCAGTAAATATTGCAGATGAAGAGGTTGTTTTCAAATTCTCTCGTGCTAATTTACCTCAGCATGTTCAAGATAGATTGAGTGAAGAAGCCGATATTCAAGGCCAACTTAATCATCCTAAAATCCCTAAAGTGATTGATTATCAGAAAATAAAACGTCAATCAATTCTACAAATGACGCGAGCAAAAGGCATTGATTTAGATAAACTATCCCATCAACAAGGTCCTCTTGCCCCTGAGTTAGTCGTTAGCATTGCCATTCAGCTAGCTGAAATTCTGCTTTATTTACGCGACGAAAAGACACATCAATACAGCCAGTCTAAAGGTAAACCCTATGTGCATGGCGATATAAAGCCTTCAAACATTGTTTTTGATAAAAATACAGGGTTAGTGCAATTGATTGATTGGGGATCGTCTGTTATTGCGCAGCTTGATGTAAAAGGACAAAGCACCAGTAATAATGTCATGGACTTAATGAGCAGTGATTTACAACACAGCAATGCTAGGTTAGGTGATGTTTACTTTATCGGGCCAGAGCAAATTAGCGGTGGCTTGTCTTCGCCACGTTTTGATGAGCAAGGTTTAGCTGCAACATTGTATGCCATAGCATCGGGGCAATCGTGTCGATATGGCACTAAAATCATCGAACCAAATTCGTTAGGTTTACCTAAGATGTTAGCAAATGTGCTAACGGCTATGTTGAGTGATGATGAAAAAAAACGTTGTGAAGCAGGCGATTATTTTTTCAAAAACTTATCTTATTTGAAGCAAATAGTGTTGTCAGACAAACCTACGGTTATTAAGTCTGATGTGCTTATACCTGTGTGGATTAAATCAAAATCAGCGAGTAAAACGGGAGAAATTGACACCGTTGTTTATGGCTCACGTAAATCATTCTTAAGAGAAGAAGCTAATGGCGATAGCTTAAGTGATATTGATGATGTGCAGCTAGAAAAATATTATAAAAACTATTTAATGGGCATGGGTGATAATGAAAAAGCCTTTATTGCTGCACTTAGTCGATTAGGTAATTTCCCTGTTGTTGGCGGTTTAGCTATTCGTTGGGCCAAAGAGGGTGTTTATGTTGATTCAAACTTAACCTTGTTTGATCCCAGCTTAAAATACTCTTTTGAAAGTGCAGTGAGTAATATGATTCACTTAGCGCAAGGGATTTTTCGTATTGGTGTGTTTAAGAGTTGCTTATTTAATGCTAGAAATACCCTTCATATTGAACGTAATAATCCAAACAAGCCTTTTATCGCCGACCCTAAGCAATATATACCGTTTGAAGTGAGTGATGTTGCTGATATTGACGATGTCACCCGTCTTCATTCTTATTTTGAAGATGGTAAAGATCCTGATGAGTATCTATATTTACCTGAACAAATGATGGCAGTATTGGCGCGTATTAACTTGATACACCACACTGGTTGTATCATTTTTGAGGTATTACCCAAGCATTTAAAAATACACAGTTACTTGATGTTACTTAATCACGATAAAGCTGAAGAATTTAGTCAATGCTTAGCAGAATTAATGGCACTACTACCAACTATTGACGGCATTGGCATTTCAGGTTTTATGAAACTGCCTTATAAAGACACTCGCTTTTTTGAACATATTAATAGCCTACCAGAACGCTTTTATCCTAAAAACCCTAAGCTAAACTGA
- a CDS encoding 2-oxo acid dehydrogenase subunit E2, with protein sequence MSIDFILPDIGEGIVECELVEWLVEEGDQVAEDQPIADVMTDKALVQIPAMYSGVIEKLFYKQGEIAKVHAPLYSMKPDDLQSDETLIQQPAQANNIKPVVESSNEALSESITESALENNHKLSKGKAIASPAVRRVARELEINISEVTGSGKKGRVYKDDVVAFEQGGNNNFTSARTLSPQVEPNYVEKIRGVKALMAKAMVESVSTIPHFTYCEEIDMTELIKLRLAFKEDPTVKAVLEEADSKLTMMPFFMKAISLALKEFPVINSQVNDDCTELTYFNDHNIGMAVDSKVGLLVPNVKQVQTKSILDLAIDITRLTNDARSGRVQSSDLKFGTITISNIGAIGGTVATPIINKPESAIVALGKVQVLPRFNDKGEVEARSIMQVSWSGDHRVIDGGSIARFCNLWKSFLEKPSNMLIHMS encoded by the coding sequence ATGAGTATTGATTTTATTTTACCTGATATAGGTGAAGGAATTGTTGAATGTGAGCTTGTTGAATGGCTTGTTGAAGAGGGTGATCAAGTAGCTGAAGATCAACCTATTGCGGATGTAATGACAGATAAAGCATTAGTACAAATACCTGCAATGTATTCCGGCGTAATAGAAAAGTTATTCTATAAACAAGGTGAAATAGCGAAGGTTCACGCACCGCTTTATTCTATGAAGCCTGATGATTTACAATCAGATGAAACGTTGATTCAACAACCGGCTCAAGCTAATAATATTAAGCCGGTTGTTGAATCAAGCAATGAAGCGTTAAGTGAAAGTATTACTGAGTCAGCTCTAGAAAATAACCATAAATTAAGTAAAGGTAAGGCTATCGCTAGCCCGGCAGTGCGCCGTGTTGCACGTGAATTAGAGATTAATATTAGTGAAGTGACAGGATCGGGTAAAAAAGGTCGTGTATACAAAGATGATGTGGTTGCTTTTGAACAAGGTGGCAATAATAACTTTACTTCTGCTCGAACATTATCTCCACAGGTAGAGCCTAATTACGTTGAAAAAATAAGAGGTGTTAAAGCGTTAATGGCAAAAGCCATGGTTGAATCCGTTAGTACTATTCCTCATTTTACTTATTGTGAAGAAATTGACATGACGGAGCTGATAAAGTTACGTTTAGCCTTCAAAGAAGATCCTACTGTTAAGGCTGTCTTGGAAGAAGCTGATAGTAAATTGACGATGATGCCATTTTTCATGAAAGCTATTTCGTTAGCGCTGAAAGAGTTTCCTGTGATTAATAGCCAAGTAAATGATGACTGTACCGAATTAACTTACTTTAATGATCATAATATTGGTATGGCGGTAGATTCAAAAGTTGGTTTGTTAGTCCCTAATGTTAAACAAGTACAAACTAAATCAATTTTAGATTTAGCGATTGATATTACACGCTTAACTAATGATGCACGAAGTGGCAGAGTGCAAAGTAGTGACTTAAAATTCGGCACTATAACAATCTCCAATATTGGTGCTATTGGTGGTACTGTTGCAACACCTATTATCAATAAGCCTGAATCGGCTATTGTTGCCTTGGGTAAAGTACAAGTGCTACCAAGGTTCAATGATAAAGGTGAAGTTGAAGCACGCAGTATTATGCAAGTTAGCTGGTCTGGTGATCATCGTGTTATTGATGGCGGCAGTATTGCCCGTTTTTGCAATTTGTGGAAATCATTTTTAGAAAAACCAAGTAATATGTTAATTCATATGAGTTAA
- a CDS encoding alpha-ketoacid dehydrogenase subunit beta, with translation MAQMNMLHAINNALDIAMDEDESTLCFGEDVGHFGGVFRATSGLQDKYGKTRCFNTPLVEQGIIGFANGLAAQGSRPIAEIQFADYIFPAFDQIVNEAAKFRYRSGNEFDVGKLTIRSPYGGGIAGGLYHSQSPEAYFAHTPGLKIVIPRNPYQAKGLLLASIRDDNPVLFFEPKRLYRASVGEVPTEDYQLPIGKAEIVQTGSDITLLAWGAQMEILQKAADLAANDGISCEVIDLRSILPWDVETIANSVIKTGRLLVTQEAPLTAGFASEITATIQQECFLHLESPVERVCGLDTPYPLALEKEYVADHLKIYEAIKRSVNY, from the coding sequence ATGGCACAAATGAATATGTTACACGCGATTAATAATGCCCTTGATATTGCGATGGACGAAGATGAAAGCACATTATGTTTTGGTGAAGATGTCGGCCATTTTGGTGGTGTATTTCGAGCGACTTCTGGTTTACAAGATAAATATGGCAAAACGCGTTGTTTTAATACGCCGTTAGTTGAGCAAGGTATTATCGGTTTTGCTAATGGGTTAGCAGCTCAAGGATCACGTCCGATAGCTGAAATTCAATTTGCTGATTATATTTTTCCAGCGTTTGATCAAATAGTGAATGAAGCAGCTAAATTTCGTTATAGAAGTGGTAATGAATTTGATGTAGGTAAACTAACCATTCGCTCACCTTATGGAGGTGGAATCGCTGGTGGATTATATCATAGCCAATCACCTGAAGCTTATTTTGCGCATACGCCTGGGCTAAAAATTGTTATACCTCGTAATCCTTATCAAGCTAAAGGTCTACTATTAGCCTCGATACGTGATGATAATCCTGTTTTATTTTTTGAGCCTAAACGTCTTTATCGTGCCTCGGTGGGGGAAGTACCAACAGAAGATTATCAATTACCAATAGGCAAAGCTGAAATAGTACAAACAGGGAGTGACATCACCTTACTTGCTTGGGGCGCTCAAATGGAAATTTTACAAAAAGCGGCTGATTTAGCTGCTAATGATGGAATTTCTTGTGAAGTAATTGATTTACGTAGCATCTTACCTTGGGATGTGGAAACAATTGCCAATTCTGTTATTAAAACAGGTCGTTTGCTGGTTACCCAAGAAGCGCCATTAACGGCAGGCTTTGCTAGTGAAATAACAGCAACTATTCAACAAGAATGTTTTTTACATTTGGAGTCGCCTGTAGAGCGAGTGTGTGGATTAGATACACCTTATCCATTAGCACTTGAAAAAGAGTACGTTGCCGATCATCTGAAAATTTATGAAGCCATTAAACGCAGCGTAAACTATTAA